The following coding sequences are from one Triticum dicoccoides isolate Atlit2015 ecotype Zavitan chromosome 4A, WEW_v2.0, whole genome shotgun sequence window:
- the LOC119286565 gene encoding protein TRIGALACTOSYLDIACYLGLYCEROL 5, chloroplastic-like, which produces MGAAKRNGGEKGLLWRLPEVTSRELGKIGPAFGLGIGCGAGAGVGFFGGAGLGYGFPGLTLGFGVGAGCGIGFGFGYGLGKGIARDEKKRHSNVGKIFQETPNLPKDTIAGLFDELVVNTKKLATATSKQIEKWH; this is translated from the exons ATGGGGGCGGCGAAGAGAAACGGGGGTGAGAAGGGGCTCCTCTGGAGGCTGCCGGAGGTCACCTCAAGGGAGCTCGGCAAGATCGGCCCCGCCTTCGGGCTCGGCATAGGCTgcggcgccggcgccggagtcGGCTTCTTCGGCG GTGCAGGATTAGGTTATGGATTTCCTGGACTCACTTTAGGCTTCGGAGTTGGAGCTGGCTGCGGTATAGGATTTGGTTTTGGTTATGGCTTGGGCAAAGGAATTGCTCGTGATGAAAAGAAAAGACATTCAAACGTTGGTAAAATATTCCAGGAAACTCCAAATCTGCCTAA GGACACCATTGCCGGTTTGTTTGACGAGTTGGTTGTAAACACCAAAAAGCTTGCCACCGCAACTTCAAAACAGATTGAAAAATGGCACTGA